The sequence below is a genomic window from Lolium perenne isolate Kyuss_39 chromosome 4, Kyuss_2.0, whole genome shotgun sequence.
CAGTGCCCGGTTTGCCTTGTTGCGCGCGCTCTTGGCGTTGAAGTCGGCGTCTTCGCCAACCCACCTCGCTACCAAGGCCTCAAATGCGTCTTCCTTATTCTCGCACCATAGGGGCATAACCTGAAAAaccaaaactcatttgaagaacacaTAATGCAATCCCAACTATGCAGCAACATAGAGTCTCATTGAATATTTACTTACCTTGAAGTAATCTTCCTTTGTCATCTGAGGATCGTCCTTGATATTGTCAGCTTTCTTGACCCTCGTGCCCTGCTCAGCCTTGAAGTGCCCGATGCAGGTATGCTTCGATTGTACCTTGTTGCCTTGTCAACCTCTGACAAGCCCTAGTCAGTACCGCCTTCCCTAGCTCAACCATATCATCAGGCACCTTATAATGGGTCTGCAAGCATGCATAAGAATAATTGTGAGAGAGACATGAGTTAGCATAGTGTGGTCATCAACTATGAAGTAAACTCGAGAAGCATGCTTTACCCAAAACTTGGTGTACACGGCGTCAGAAGCTGTCCCAAAGCCCGGGCAAGGAGCtgcctcatagtccgcccaagtctCGGCTAGCTTCTTCTCGCCGCCGGGGACCGGAGTGTAAAAGCCCGGCCAGTACTGCCTAATAAGAGCTCCAATCATGCTCGACGGCTGGCGAACCCCCTTGTCATATGTCCAATTGC
It includes:
- the LOC139839228 gene encoding uncharacterized protein — translated: MAPKKLRIRGEAQVPDERREPTSQDAKALIIPNEKDNWTYDKGVRQPSSMIGALIRQYWPGFYTPVPGGEKKLAETWADYEAAPCPGFGTASDAVYTKFWTHYKVPDDMVELGKAVLTRACQRLTRQQGYAPMVRE